In Patescibacteria group bacterium, the following are encoded in one genomic region:
- the ftsH gene encoding ATP-dependent zinc metalloprotease FtsH has translation MQKYCSGRTILYFVVLLLSLYVIYNLFFVKNTNQQTVPLNQVIDEVKKKEVNKITVNGQNLQIVLKNGNLQKSAIEQQSSFVQILKDANINLDAVQLDIKSTSSNSIWIAVLSGVLPVLLIAGFIYFMLRSAQAGNNRAMSFGQSRARLLGIGQSRVKFSDIAGLLEPKQELWEIVEFLKSPQKFKKLGAEIPKGVLLVGPPGTGKTLLARAVAGEAQVPFFSISASEFVEMFVGVGAARVRDMFDKAKRNAPAIIFIDELDAIGRLRGAGLGGSHDEREQTLNQILVEMDGFETDTNVIIMAATNRPDVLDPALLRPGRFDRRIVLDLPDFKERLDILNIYVKNKPLAGNIHLEKIARSSIGFSGADLKNLANEAAILAARRNQKKLEMHDLEDAIEKVMLGPERKSRVLSKKEKEITAFHEAGHAVVAHVLPDCDPVHKISIISRGMALGYTWNLPSEDSHLYSKSKFEDDIASFLAGRIAEKIKFHEITTGAENDLRRVTKLARKMVTDFGMSEKLGPETFGEREEMTFLGKELAEQKTYSEKVAAEIDDEVAKIIRIAEKKSNAVLLKYRSVWEKIAKTLLEKETMYADEFNKFFPKSLAKK, from the coding sequence ATGCAAAAATATTGTTCGGGTAGAACTATTTTATATTTTGTCGTTTTATTGCTCTCGTTATATGTAATTTATAATTTATTTTTTGTGAAAAATACAAATCAGCAAACCGTGCCTTTAAATCAAGTCATTGATGAAGTAAAAAAGAAAGAAGTTAACAAAATCACGGTTAATGGTCAAAATTTACAAATTGTTTTAAAAAATGGCAATTTGCAGAAATCGGCGATTGAACAACAATCTTCTTTTGTCCAAATTCTCAAAGATGCCAATATTAATCTTGATGCCGTCCAGCTTGATATCAAAAGCACCTCCTCAAATAGTATTTGGATCGCGGTTTTATCTGGAGTTTTACCGGTATTATTAATCGCCGGTTTTATTTATTTTATGCTCAGATCAGCACAAGCCGGAAATAATCGGGCGATGTCTTTTGGTCAATCTCGAGCCAGACTTTTAGGAATTGGCCAATCCCGAGTTAAATTTTCCGATATCGCGGGTTTATTGGAGCCGAAACAAGAGCTTTGGGAAATCGTTGAATTTTTAAAAAGTCCACAAAAATTTAAAAAACTGGGCGCCGAAATTCCCAAAGGCGTTTTGTTGGTTGGGCCTCCTGGCACTGGTAAGACTTTATTGGCCCGAGCTGTGGCTGGTGAAGCTCAAGTGCCATTTTTTTCAATATCTGCCTCTGAATTTGTGGAAATGTTTGTTGGTGTGGGTGCGGCTCGGGTACGTGATATGTTCGACAAAGCTAAGCGTAATGCACCAGCGATTATTTTTATTGATGAATTAGATGCGATCGGTCGTCTTAGGGGCGCAGGTTTAGGCGGCAGTCATGATGAAAGGGAACAGACCTTAAACCAAATTTTAGTCGAAATGGATGGTTTTGAAACCGATACTAATGTCATTATTATGGCTGCTACCAACCGACCCGATGTTTTAGATCCCGCTTTATTGCGACCAGGTAGATTTGATCGCCGAATAGTATTAGATTTGCCTGACTTTAAGGAACGTTTGGACATTTTAAACATTTATGTTAAGAATAAGCCTTTAGCTGGCAACATTCATTTAGAAAAAATTGCTCGAAGCTCAATTGGATTTTCTGGTGCGGATTTGAAGAATTTAGCCAATGAAGCCGCAATATTAGCGGCTCGCCGCAATCAGAAAAAATTAGAAATGCATGATTTAGAAGATGCGATTGAAAAAGTGATGCTTGGACCGGAAAGAAAATCCAGAGTTTTGTCTAAAAAAGAAAAAGAAATCACTGCTTTTCACGAAGCAGGTCATGCGGTTGTTGCTCATGTTTTGCCAGATTGTGACCCGGTTCATAAAATATCTATTATTTCCCGTGGTATGGCCTTGGGCTATACTTGGAATTTACCCTCTGAAGATTCACATTTGTACTCTAAGAGTAAGTTTGAAGACGATATTGCTTCATTTTTGGCAGGTCGGATTGCAGAAAAGATTAAATTTCACGAAATCACAACTGGTGCTGAAAATGATTTACGTCGGGTAACCAAGCTCGCTCGAAAAATGGTGACTGATTTTGGGATGAGTGAAAAACTAGGTCCCGAGACTTTTGGCGAAAGAGAAGAAATGACTTTTTTGGGCAAGGAATTAGCCGAACAAAAAACATATTCTGAAAAAGTTGCCGCGGAAATAGACGATGAAGTAGCAAAAATTATCCGGATTGCAGAGAAAAAATCCAATGCAGTTTTGTTGAAGTACCGATCGGTTTGGGAAAAAATCGCTAAAACATTACTCGAGAAAGAAACTATGTATGCTGACGAATTTAATAAATTTTTTCCAAAATCATTAGCAAAAAAATAA
- the murJ gene encoding murein biosynthesis integral membrane protein MurJ, giving the protein MRKNSIKGASLILMATLVSSNILGLFRNRFLAQKITPANLDTYLAAFRIPDLIFNLLILGAISSAFIPVFVNYLRRKDYQTAWHVASSVINIAIIVLTIVPIILAIFMPHITPLLVPGFNESQQLQTTQLSRWLLLTPLFFGISYIMGGILNSFKRFIVYSLSPLIYNLSIIIATLLLADHYGVMGVVFGVVGGAFLHMVIQIPTVVKLGFHWQPVADFRHKSVRRIGKLMVPRMIGLGANQLILIVVTFLASTWKGNVTYFNFANDIQTFFSVVFGASFAIAVFPFLADFAADGDKKKFLESLNLAAKQILYFIIPCSVLLFLLRSEIVRLTLGTGHFSWSATVATANSLGAFAIGIWAASLVQLLARAFYAYEDTRTPAIAGIISAIVTIILSFVLSRINLGHLSFANLSLDFPLKAVGLALAVSLGSIFNVVVLAILLRIKLKYADGFDFAKTVFKYLFASVVLGFVAQLIKYYIGWQVNMQTFQGVLLKTTATIVISFGFYLLITYLLKCEEFSAFLEVFKKRVTPPDDIAVDQTVGAKQSQQE; this is encoded by the coding sequence ATGAGAAAAAATTCGATTAAGGGCGCGAGCTTAATATTAATGGCAACGCTGGTGAGCTCTAATATTTTAGGACTTTTTAGAAATCGTTTTTTAGCCCAAAAAATTACTCCAGCCAATTTGGATACTTATTTAGCAGCCTTTCGAATCCCAGATTTAATTTTTAATTTGCTAATTTTAGGGGCGATTTCTTCAGCCTTTATTCCGGTCTTTGTAAATTATTTGCGTCGTAAAGATTATCAAACCGCGTGGCATGTTGCCAGTTCGGTGATAAATATCGCTATCATTGTTTTAACAATTGTGCCAATTATTTTAGCAATTTTTATGCCTCATATTACTCCTTTATTGGTTCCAGGTTTTAACGAATCTCAGCAATTACAAACTACCCAGCTTTCACGTTGGTTATTGCTGACACCTTTATTTTTCGGTATCAGTTATATTATGGGTGGCATCCTAAATTCCTTTAAAAGATTCATTGTTTACAGTTTATCACCATTAATTTATAATTTATCAATTATTATAGCTACTTTATTGTTAGCGGATCACTATGGCGTCATGGGGGTAGTGTTTGGAGTCGTAGGTGGTGCATTTTTGCATATGGTAATTCAAATTCCCACGGTAGTAAAATTAGGTTTTCATTGGCAACCGGTGGCGGATTTTCGCCATAAATCAGTTCGGCGAATTGGCAAATTAATGGTGCCTCGTATGATCGGTTTGGGTGCCAACCAGTTAATTTTAATTGTGGTGACGTTTTTAGCCTCAACCTGGAAGGGGAATGTCACCTATTTCAATTTTGCCAATGATATTCAAACCTTTTTCTCGGTGGTTTTTGGCGCTTCTTTTGCAATCGCCGTCTTTCCCTTTTTAGCCGATTTTGCCGCCGATGGCGATAAGAAGAAATTTTTGGAATCTTTAAATTTAGCCGCAAAGCAAATTTTATATTTTATTATTCCTTGTTCGGTATTGCTCTTTTTGTTAAGATCAGAAATCGTCAGACTAACCTTAGGAACTGGTCATTTTAGCTGGTCGGCCACAGTGGCAACTGCAAACTCTTTGGGCGCCTTCGCGATTGGGATTTGGGCGGCTAGCTTAGTGCAGTTATTGGCTCGAGCCTTTTATGCTTATGAAGACACTCGGACCCCGGCAATTGCGGGGATAATTTCTGCAATCGTCACCATTATTTTAAGCTTTGTTTTAAGCCGAATTAATCTTGGGCATTTATCATTTGCAAATCTGAGCTTAGACTTTCCCTTAAAAGCGGTTGGTTTAGCTTTAGCCGTAAGTTTAGGTTCAATTTTTAACGTGGTAGTTTTGGCGATTTTATTGAGGATAAAATTAAAATACGCGGATGGTTTTGATTTTGCGAAAACGGTTTTTAAATATCTTTTTGCGAGCGTAGTTTTAGGCTTTGTGGCTCAGCTGATAAAATATTACATTGGTTGGCAAGTTAACATGCAGACTTTCCAGGGAGTATTATTAAAAACCACAGCTACGATTGTAATTAGTTTTGGGTTTTATTTATTAATTACCTATTTGTTAAAATGTGAGGAATTTTCCGCATTTTTAGAGGTTTTTAAAAAAAGAGTTACCCCGCCCGATGATATTGCCGTTGACCAGACTGTTGGTGCTAAACAATCCCAACAAGAATAA
- a CDS encoding DUF2207 domain-containing protein: MLNKIAKNLLNFVFLAILLILPIKSHAQTEAIRNLNAEITVEKTGLVDIVETIDYYFPTAKHGIYRYIPNRFKESSGRKFKTELKILKIKNEKGKSIPYTTSQNGDNLEIKIGDANKTVNGDYQYQIHYQISGVINSFSDHDELYWNVTGTGWEVPIEKAQARVVLPDVINPASLQDRCFTGSQGATNENCSKSINQNLVDFSASGNLTVVVGWEKGVVTIPAREYVFSGFNSWWLMIIPFVVFLLFSYILLKFGRDPKKITTIAPEFSPPQNLTIPEMGTILDDRVEPADLTSQIIFWATKGYIKIKEEEKTFLRGQNYTLIKLKDLPQHAKSFEKMFFEALFENQQKVKLSELKVKTTFYKKWREISQKIYTDLMIEKYFPQNPDKIRKKYLWIGLGIIIAAAIAGPLLLSYTLGIALFLTAATVMIFGYFMPRKTLKGVAALQKILGFKEYITKVEKYRTHWAEDENIFLDFLPYAILFGVGDKWAKTFKDIYKEQPDWYEGNWTTFNTMVFISNLNGFNSTWSGAVSGAASGSSGFSGGGGFSGGGFGGGGGGSW; the protein is encoded by the coding sequence ATGCTGAATAAAATTGCGAAAAATTTATTAAACTTTGTTTTTTTAGCGATTTTATTAATTTTACCTATCAAATCACATGCCCAAACAGAAGCGATTAGAAATCTTAACGCCGAAATTACAGTTGAAAAAACAGGTTTAGTCGATATTGTGGAAACAATTGACTATTATTTTCCTACTGCCAAACATGGCATTTATCGCTATATTCCAAATCGATTCAAAGAGAGCTCTGGCCGCAAATTCAAAACTGAGCTCAAAATTCTAAAAATTAAGAATGAAAAAGGGAAGTCTATCCCCTACACCACTAGTCAAAATGGCGATAATTTAGAAATTAAAATCGGTGATGCCAACAAAACGGTTAATGGTGATTATCAATATCAAATTCATTATCAAATTTCTGGTGTAATCAATAGTTTTTCAGATCATGATGAGCTGTACTGGAATGTCACCGGCACTGGCTGGGAAGTACCAATTGAAAAAGCCCAAGCGCGAGTGGTTTTACCAGATGTGATAAATCCCGCCAGTCTTCAAGATCGCTGTTTCACTGGTTCACAAGGTGCCACAAATGAAAATTGTTCAAAAAGTATCAATCAAAATCTGGTCGATTTTTCAGCCAGCGGAAATTTAACCGTGGTGGTAGGCTGGGAAAAAGGGGTAGTCACAATCCCCGCTCGAGAATATGTTTTTTCCGGTTTTAATTCTTGGTGGTTAATGATAATTCCATTTGTGGTTTTTTTGCTCTTTTCCTATATATTATTAAAATTTGGCCGAGATCCCAAAAAAATCACCACCATTGCCCCGGAATTTTCGCCACCGCAAAATTTGACAATTCCGGAAATGGGCACGATTTTGGATGACCGCGTCGAACCTGCTGATTTGACTTCGCAAATAATTTTTTGGGCCACCAAAGGATATATTAAAATCAAAGAGGAAGAAAAAACCTTTTTGCGGGGCCAAAATTATACTTTAATCAAACTCAAGGATCTGCCCCAACATGCCAAATCTTTTGAAAAAATGTTTTTTGAAGCCTTATTTGAAAACCAACAAAAAGTGAAGCTTTCCGAACTTAAAGTAAAAACCACTTTTTATAAAAAGTGGCGAGAAATTTCACAAAAAATTTATACAGATTTAATGATCGAAAAGTATTTTCCCCAAAATCCAGATAAAATTCGAAAAAAATATCTTTGGATTGGCCTTGGCATTATCATTGCCGCCGCGATCGCGGGCCCGTTACTTTTATCATATACTTTGGGCATTGCCCTATTTCTAACTGCCGCAACCGTGATGATTTTTGGCTATTTTATGCCCAGAAAAACCTTAAAAGGTGTAGCGGCTTTGCAAAAAATATTGGGTTTTAAAGAATATATTACTAAGGTAGAAAAATATCGCACGCATTGGGCAGAAGATGAAAATATTTTCTTGGATTTTCTGCCATACGCAATTTTGTTTGGCGTGGGTGATAAATGGGCAAAAACTTTTAAAGATATTTACAAAGAACAACCCGACTGGTATGAGGGTAATTGGACGACTTTTAACACCATGGTTTTTATAAGTAATTTAAATGGTTTTAATAGCACTTGGTCTGGGGCAGTTTCCGGAGCAGCTTCAGGTTCGTCTGGTTTTTCGGGTGGTGGTGGTTTTTCTGGCGGTGGTTTTGGCGGTGGCGGTGGCGGCAGCTGGTAA
- a CDS encoding septum formation initiator family protein encodes MSNNRKAFKKFIPKLRLVPFFLIIAYILFLLGKAVWQNYNINLEVTNLDNEMQQLRDHNQELQKQIEYYQSSTYKEQQARLKLGYQKPGEKVFIVSASNNQPVTEEKTEIANNQTQNNRSNLIRWWQFVFK; translated from the coding sequence TTGTCAAACAATAGAAAAGCTTTTAAAAAATTCATCCCAAAACTACGTTTGGTACCATTTTTTTTGATTATTGCTTATATTCTTTTTTTGCTGGGAAAAGCAGTTTGGCAAAACTATAATATTAATCTTGAAGTTACTAATTTAGATAATGAAATGCAGCAGCTCCGAGATCATAATCAGGAATTACAAAAGCAAATTGAATATTATCAAAGTAGTACCTACAAAGAACAACAAGCTCGTTTAAAGCTTGGCTATCAAAAACCGGGCGAAAAAGTTTTTATTGTTTCGGCAAGCAACAACCAACCTGTGACTGAAGAAAAGACTGAAATTGCTAATAACCAAACACAAAATAATCGCTCAAACCTGATTCGTTGGTGGCAGTTTGTTTTTAAATAA
- a CDS encoding transcriptional repressor translates to MDNFQNKYKWQKLTNQRTQILEFLQTNLNHPTAEEIHQAIRPYLARLSLSTIYRNLRSLESEGVVSSIKTPDRKIHFEHAGADHAHFYCLFCRKLIQLPLAEIIDIKKRLAIKNYQVQKVDIIFEGICPDCVLKKLE, encoded by the coding sequence ATGGATAACTTTCAAAATAAATACAAATGGCAAAAGCTGACTAACCAACGCACGCAGATTTTGGAATTTTTACAAACGAATTTAAACCACCCCACGGCCGAAGAAATCCATCAAGCTATCAGGCCATATTTAGCCAGGCTAAGTTTATCAACTATATATAGGAACCTGAGAAGCTTAGAATCAGAAGGAGTGGTTAGCTCAATTAAGACTCCGGATAGAAAAATTCATTTTGAACATGCTGGTGCTGATCACGCCCATTTTTATTGCCTTTTTTGCCGAAAATTGATCCAACTGCCTCTAGCCGAAATTATTGACATTAAAAAACGCCTGGCGATTAAAAATTACCAGGTTCAAAAAGTTGATATTATTTTTGAAGGCATCTGCCCAGATTGTGTTTTAAAAAAACTTGAGTAA
- a CDS encoding CAP domain-containing protein — translation MNSQNKNKILNQFKVVALSISFIIVGLVPQTVLAQISTNSIFSLTNSARLDNRVAPLSINSKLNQAAAAKANDMLAKDYFAHASPEGLTSWYWFKLVGYNYRTAGENLAIDFEDSNTVFAAWMNSPSHRANILDPDFNEIGIAVMSGEFSGSNTTVVVQMFGTQIGPAPQAANRDITKSVPTHSSSVLNQNTSIPTNPQGDNFNEFKIWGKFMEKYANSWLDTATNFRKIFTKNLLLVFK, via the coding sequence ATGAATTCTCAAAACAAAAATAAAATTTTAAACCAATTCAAAGTCGTTGCTCTCTCGATTTCTTTTATTATTGTCGGTTTAGTTCCTCAAACTGTTTTGGCGCAAATTAGCACCAATAGTATTTTTAGTTTAACTAACTCGGCTCGCTTAGATAATAGGGTTGCTCCCTTATCAATAAATTCAAAATTAAACCAAGCCGCTGCCGCCAAAGCCAATGACATGCTTGCCAAAGATTATTTTGCCCATGCCTCTCCCGAAGGTTTAACTTCTTGGTATTGGTTTAAGCTTGTGGGTTATAATTACCGCACTGCCGGCGAAAACTTAGCGATTGATTTTGAAGATTCCAATACCGTTTTTGCGGCTTGGATGAACAGCCCTTCTCACCGTGCCAATATTTTAGATCCTGATTTTAATGAAATTGGAATTGCAGTTATGAGTGGTGAATTTTCAGGTTCTAATACCACGGTGGTGGTGCAAATGTTTGGGACTCAAATTGGTCCAGCTCCTCAAGCCGCCAATCGCGATATTACCAAATCTGTTCCAACTCATTCAAGTTCAGTATTAAATCAAAATACTTCTATCCCCACCAATCCTCAAGGTGATAATTTTAATGAATTTAAAATCTGGGGAAAATTTATGGAAAAATATGCAAATTCATGGTTAGACACTGCCACTAATTTTAGAAAAATTTTTACTAAAAACCTTTTATTAGTTTTTAAATAA
- the lepA gene encoding translation elongation factor 4, which produces MDQNKIRNFVIIAHIDHGKSTLADRFLEITKTIPENRMHPQYLDSLELEKEKQITIKLAPVRMQYLYNSEPYTLNLIDTPGHVDFSYEVSRSLAAVEGAVLLVDAVKGIQAQTLAVLEQAQKLKLEIIPVINKIDLPQAETDKRQAELAKLLNVETKEILKISAKTGLGVGELLNKIITNIPAPKIDCSSDFKALIFDSIYNPYQGAIAYVRVFAGEISTNQNIKFLATDTETKVGSVGVFAPDYLEKGKLSAGEIGYLATNIKKTENCQVGDTIALSPIPKNFKKLPGYLEPRPNIFVSLFSEKGESEKLKNALSQLKLNDSSLQFQPEHSSLFGSGFRGGFLGMLHLEIVKLRIEREYHLGIVFTTPSVSYNVLTTQKEILKVNNPDQFPDRSQILEISEPIMEITLLVPNQYLGPVAELLKLQRAKFLTSQNLAEDRSLLTYEIPLSNLIWGFYDQLKTLTSGLGSYNWRFLRYQPANLVKLDFLISGQKFPAFSQIVYQDDLFRLSRAQVAKLKKIIPRQLFEVSIQAVTGAKVIARENIPPLRKDVIAKLYGGDYTRKRKLLEKQKAGKKRMKMAANIKLDKDVFWKFLK; this is translated from the coding sequence ATGGATCAAAATAAGATTCGAAATTTTGTGATTATTGCGCATATCGATCATGGCAAATCCACGCTCGCGGATCGTTTTTTAGAAATTACTAAAACCATTCCCGAAAATCGGATGCATCCTCAATATTTAGATAGTTTAGAACTTGAGAAAGAAAAACAGATTACGATTAAATTAGCGCCGGTCCGAATGCAATATCTTTATAATTCCGAGCCGTATACTTTAAATTTAATTGATACCCCGGGACATGTTGATTTTTCTTATGAAGTTTCTCGCAGCTTGGCTGCCGTTGAAGGTGCAGTTTTGTTAGTCGACGCCGTCAAAGGCATCCAAGCCCAAACTTTAGCCGTTCTCGAACAAGCCCAGAAACTAAAGCTTGAAATTATCCCAGTTATTAACAAAATAGATTTACCTCAAGCCGAAACTGACAAGAGACAAGCTGAATTAGCTAAATTATTAAATGTCGAAACTAAAGAAATTTTAAAAATTTCCGCCAAAACCGGCCTAGGAGTAGGGGAGTTATTAAATAAAATAATTACCAATATTCCCGCTCCAAAAATTGATTGCAGTTCAGATTTCAAGGCCTTAATTTTTGATTCAATTTATAATCCATATCAAGGCGCAATTGCTTATGTGAGGGTTTTTGCAGGTGAAATTTCCACCAATCAAAATATTAAATTTTTAGCTACGGACACTGAAACTAAAGTCGGCTCAGTGGGGGTCTTTGCCCCGGATTATTTAGAAAAAGGAAAATTATCAGCCGGCGAAATCGGTTATCTTGCCACTAATATTAAAAAAACTGAAAATTGTCAAGTGGGCGATACGATTGCCCTCTCCCCTATCCCGAAAAATTTTAAAAAATTACCAGGCTATTTAGAGCCCCGACCAAATATTTTTGTTTCATTATTTTCTGAAAAAGGGGAGTCAGAAAAATTAAAAAATGCCCTCTCGCAATTAAAATTAAATGACAGTTCTTTGCAATTTCAGCCTGAGCACTCTTCCCTGTTTGGCTCTGGATTTCGTGGTGGTTTTTTAGGCATGCTGCATTTAGAAATAGTGAAGTTAAGAATAGAAAGAGAATATCACTTAGGGATTGTCTTTACCACGCCTTCCGTGTCGTACAACGTTTTGACAACCCAAAAAGAAATCCTTAAAGTTAACAATCCAGATCAATTTCCAGACCGTTCGCAAATTTTAGAAATCTCAGAACCAATTATGGAGATTACCCTCTTGGTCCCAAACCAATATTTGGGACCGGTGGCTGAATTGTTAAAATTACAACGAGCTAAATTTTTAACCTCTCAAAATTTAGCCGAGGACCGAAGTTTATTAACCTATGAGATTCCCTTATCAAACTTGATTTGGGGTTTTTACGATCAATTAAAAACCTTAACTTCGGGTTTAGGTTCATATAATTGGCGTTTTTTGCGATATCAACCAGCCAATTTGGTTAAATTAGATTTTTTAATCTCCGGACAAAAATTCCCTGCTTTTTCCCAAATTGTCTATCAAGACGATTTATTCCGATTAAGCCGAGCTCAAGTTGCCAAGCTTAAAAAAATTATTCCCAGACAGTTATTTGAAGTTTCAATTCAAGCAGTCACCGGTGCTAAGGTTATTGCCAGGGAAAACATTCCCCCACTCCGCAAAGATGTGATTGCCAAATTGTATGGCGGGGATTATACCCGCAAAAGAAAACTTTTAGAAAAACAAAAAGCTGGCAAGAAAAGAATGAAAATGGCGGCAAATATAAAATTAGACAAAGATGTTTTTTGGAAATTTCTAAAATAG
- a CDS encoding choice-of-anchor X domain-containing protein, producing the protein MKKLLSYLLALSLMSQFTFVGVARAAVQNIGAVKNLAQSENSEANLTNESQTNDDFETLPQVKDVDNQPTLPKVKDVPIKSITASTQPTRTISSTLPVKASSSQIQPQVVSWVGSILIDGGATYATDINREVVLTISGSRNDVTPDEMRFSNDDIHFSVFEAYSTTRNWTLAAGTDGPRIVYVQFRTFISSGYSYSPHYSATVFLDITTPQISQITFNPSSALLGIGGQIQITITAENLEAGLTANGSFNGQTLSWTDNGDGTYSATYTVLASDFSADNVEILDATLIDPAGNISDVGQSSGNNLDIDTVLPEISNIILTPNTVKGNGSQPVLITAEITDNISIGSVNIDLTAVDSGLGISSLYDDGTNGDQTAGDNIYSLVFYPNLINNTNQIYSLTINILDSANNLSQSTADLTIEDNVPPQAPQNLLAISGEGYISLYWADDLDAAYYMIYRSGSPFKWIADTTDNFYKDTSVIGGKTYIYKIIAFDLAGNKSNEVTISATPKLIIIAPDMPASVTRVGTETQQPQIASAVVETKPAPAVAEPTPTPLEDEGTVEGEKTTEEAPTNWPLIIGIILAALVIAFWVYYWYVGWQENKKASSRKK; encoded by the coding sequence GTGAAAAAATTATTATCTTATTTATTAGCTTTGAGCTTAATGAGCCAATTTACTTTTGTGGGGGTTGCGAGAGCGGCGGTACAAAATATTGGGGCTGTAAAAAATCTTGCCCAATCGGAAAATTCTGAAGCGAATTTAACAAATGAATCTCAAACAAATGATGATTTTGAAACTTTACCGCAAGTTAAAGATGTCGACAACCAGCCGACCTTACCCAAAGTTAAAGACGTACCCATCAAATCAATTACTGCCTCAACCCAACCGACCCGAACTATCTCATCAACCCTGCCAGTCAAAGCCAGCTCTTCGCAAATTCAACCCCAGGTAGTTTCTTGGGTGGGTTCGATTTTGATTGACGGCGGAGCCACTTATGCCACTGATATTAATAGGGAAGTGGTTTTAACTATTTCTGGCAGCCGAAACGACGTGACGCCCGATGAAATGAGATTTTCAAATGATGATATCCATTTTTCAGTTTTTGAGGCGTATTCGACAACTAGAAATTGGACATTAGCTGCTGGCACAGACGGGCCAAGAATTGTGTACGTTCAATTTAGGACATTTATTAGCTCAGGATATAGTTATTCACCGCATTATTCAGCGACCGTTTTTTTAGATATTACCACGCCTCAAATTAGCCAAATCACCTTTAATCCCAGTTCAGCCTTATTGGGAATTGGTGGTCAGATTCAAATTACCATTACGGCTGAAAATCTGGAAGCAGGTCTAACCGCTAATGGTTCTTTTAACGGCCAAACTTTGTCATGGACAGATAATGGCGATGGCACTTATTCTGCCACCTACACGGTCTTGGCAAGTGATTTTTCAGCAGATAATGTTGAAATTTTAGATGCTACTTTAATCGACCCTGCCGGAAATATTTCTGATGTGGGCCAATCTTCTGGTAATAATCTTGATATTGATACGGTTTTACCCGAAATTTCCAATATAATTCTTACCCCCAATACAGTTAAAGGTAATGGTTCTCAGCCGGTTTTAATTACTGCTGAAATTACTGACAATATTAGTATTGGGAGTGTCAATATTGATTTAACGGCTGTGGATAGCGGTTTGGGTATTTCGTCGCTCTATGACGATGGCACCAATGGTGATCAAACTGCTGGAGATAATATTTATTCTCTTGTTTTTTACCCAAACCTAATAAATAACACGAACCAGATTTATAGTTTGACAATTAATATTTTAGATTCAGCTAATAATCTCTCACAAAGCACCGCCGATTTAACTATTGAGGATAATGTTCCGCCGCAAGCACCACAAAATTTATTGGCTATTTCTGGTGAAGGATACATATCTCTTTATTGGGCTGATGACTTAGATGCGGCATATTATATGATTTATCGTAGCGGTAGTCCCTTTAAATGGATTGCAGACACAACCGATAATTTCTATAAAGATACCAGCGTCATTGGCGGTAAGACCTATATTTATAAAATTATTGCCTTTGATTTAGCCGGTAATAAATCTAATGAAGTTACCATCTCTGCTACTCCAAAATTAATTATAATTGCGCCAGATATGCCGGCCAGCGTCACCCGGGTTGGAACTGAAACTCAACAACCCCAAATTGCTTCAGCAGTGGTTGAAACTAAACCTGCTCCCGCTGTTGCTGAACCAACCCCGACACCCTTAGAAGACGAAGGCACAGTTGAGGGCGAAAAAACAACCGAAGAGGCACCCACAAATTGGCCACTTATTATTGGCATAATTTTAGCTGCTTTAGTAATCGCTTTTTGGGTATACTATTGGTATGTTGGCTGGCAAGAAAATAAAAAAGCCTCATCTCGAAAAAAATAA